In a single window of the Bradyrhizobium erythrophlei genome:
- the yajC gene encoding preprotein translocase subunit YajC, with the protein MLITPAYAQAAAGGDTNSMLMSLLPFALIFVIMYFLILRPQQKKVKDHAELVKNIRRGDTVVTTGGLVGKVTKVVDDDQIEFEISDGVRVRQMRQMISGVRAKGEPAKEKADTAKDETSAS; encoded by the coding sequence ATGCTGATTACTCCGGCGTATGCCCAGGCCGCCGCTGGCGGGGATACCAACAGCATGTTGATGTCGCTGCTGCCGTTCGCCCTGATCTTTGTGATCATGTATTTCCTGATTCTGAGGCCGCAACAGAAGAAGGTGAAGGACCACGCCGAACTCGTAAAGAACATCCGGCGCGGCGACACCGTGGTGACGACGGGTGGCCTCGTCGGCAAGGTCACGAAAGTGGTCGACGACGACCAGATCGAATTCGAAATCTCCGACGGGGTCCGGGTGCGGCAAATGCGGCAGATGATCTCGGGCGTGCGCGCCAAGGGTGAACCGGCCAAGGAAAAAGCTGACACCGCCAAGGACGAGACGTCCGCGAGCTAG
- a CDS encoding ATP-binding protein codes for MSKITRKTSPRVSRKSPITAAKRPAASSEHDTADRIARALEAIAAQLSTASPASAAAGSFGSADAFVWHPDGRLAPVPRVSRVDLGLLRGIEHVRDILIENTVRFADGLPANNALLWGARGMGKSSLVKAAHASINIDRKPAERLKLIEIHREDIESLPALMDLLRSSDFRFIVFCDDLSFDGNDASYKSLKAVLEGGIEGRPDNVILYATSNRRHLLAREMIENERSTAINPGEAVEEKVSLSDRFGLWLGFHRCSQDEYLAMVKGYCGHFGINLEEAELEREALEWSTTRGSRSGRVAWQFTQELAGRLGVRLSGN; via the coding sequence ATGTCGAAAATAACTCGAAAAACAAGCCCCCGCGTCTCGCGGAAATCGCCGATAACCGCGGCAAAACGCCCGGCAGCGTCCTCCGAACATGACACCGCCGACAGAATCGCGCGGGCGCTGGAAGCTATCGCGGCGCAGCTGTCCACCGCGTCGCCAGCCTCAGCCGCCGCCGGCTCGTTCGGCAGCGCCGATGCGTTCGTCTGGCACCCCGACGGACGGCTGGCGCCGGTGCCGCGCGTCAGCCGCGTCGATCTCGGCCTGCTCAGGGGTATCGAGCACGTGCGCGACATCCTGATCGAGAATACCGTGCGCTTCGCCGACGGCCTGCCCGCCAACAATGCGCTGTTGTGGGGCGCGCGCGGCATGGGCAAATCCTCGCTGGTGAAGGCGGCGCATGCCAGCATCAATATCGATCGCAAGCCGGCCGAGCGCCTGAAGCTGATCGAGATTCACCGCGAGGATATCGAGAGCCTGCCGGCATTGATGGACCTGCTGCGCAGCTCTGATTTCCGCTTCATCGTGTTCTGCGACGATCTGTCGTTCGACGGCAACGACGCCTCCTACAAATCCCTGAAGGCAGTGTTGGAAGGCGGCATCGAGGGGCGCCCCGACAATGTGATCCTGTACGCTACCTCCAACCGCCGGCACCTCCTGGCGCGCGAAATGATCGAAAACGAGCGCTCTACCGCGATCAATCCCGGCGAGGCGGTCGAGGAAAAGGTGTCACTCTCGGACCGCTTCGGATTGTGGCTCGGCTTTCACCGCTGCAGCCAGGACGAATATCTGGCGATGGTGAAAGGCTATTGCGGCCATTTCGGCATCAATCTCGAGGAAGCCGAACTGGAGCGTGAAGCGCTGGAATGGTCGACCACGCGTGGCTCACGCTCAGGCCGCGTCGCC